A window from Kovacikia minuta CCNUW1 encodes these proteins:
- a CDS encoding LOG family protein, with protein MATSPLSNPSESIHTDIIRLLERLPNSKHGELIQLALATIVRMAEDDIDRLDWKIFNASLQDMERAFKTFYPYRHVRKIAIFGSARIGEDCPEYQMAVEFARAITEQGFMVITGAGGGIMQAGNEGAGRDKSFGLNIQLPFEQGANPFIEGDRKLIPFKYFFTRKLFFLRESDALALFPGGFGTQDEAFECLTLSQTGKSSPMPLVLIDKPGGNYWNDWNDYIHKQLLDRGLISPEDPSIYTITDQIDVACEAIASFYRVFHSCRYVGNRLVLRLNSELTDENVAWLNENFSDILVKGRIEKSAPLPQEAQDARIGVSRLLLYFNQRDLGRLYQLIGEVNRLGIPREESRHPERK; from the coding sequence ATGGCTACATCGCCGCTATCGAATCCGTCTGAGTCAATTCACACTGATATTATTCGCTTACTTGAACGTCTGCCCAACTCAAAACATGGAGAGTTGATTCAGTTAGCTCTGGCGACAATCGTGAGAATGGCAGAGGATGACATTGATCGATTGGACTGGAAAATCTTCAATGCCTCCCTTCAGGACATGGAACGGGCATTTAAGACCTTCTATCCCTATCGCCATGTACGGAAAATCGCTATTTTTGGTTCTGCCCGAATCGGTGAGGATTGCCCGGAATATCAGATGGCAGTGGAATTTGCCCGCGCCATTACCGAACAAGGATTTATGGTGATTACGGGAGCGGGGGGCGGCATTATGCAGGCGGGCAACGAGGGGGCAGGGCGGGATAAATCCTTCGGTTTGAATATCCAGCTTCCCTTTGAGCAGGGGGCCAACCCCTTTATTGAGGGCGATCGCAAACTCATTCCATTCAAGTATTTCTTTACCCGTAAGCTTTTTTTTCTGCGCGAAAGTGATGCCCTGGCGCTCTTTCCTGGCGGATTTGGAACCCAAGACGAGGCGTTTGAGTGTCTCACCCTGAGCCAAACGGGTAAATCTTCCCCCATGCCCCTCGTATTAATTGACAAACCCGGTGGCAACTACTGGAATGATTGGAACGATTACATTCACAAGCAATTACTCGATCGTGGGCTGATTAGCCCGGAAGATCCCAGCATTTACACCATTACCGACCAAATTGACGTAGCATGCGAGGCGATCGCCAGTTTTTACCGTGTATTCCACTCCTGTCGCTATGTCGGCAATCGGCTGGTGCTGCGGCTCAACTCTGAACTAACCGACGAAAACGTGGCATGGCTGAACGAAAATTTCAGCGACATTCTGGTAAAAGGACGGATCGAAAAAAGCGCTCCCCTTCCTCAGGAAGCCCAGGACGCAAGAATTGGAGTCTCCCGCCTGCTCCTTTATTTCAACCAGAGAGATTTAGGACGCCTTTATCAACTGATTGGAGAAGTCAATCGGTTGGGAATTCCACGGGAAGAGTCCCGCCATCCAGAACGGAAGTGA
- a CDS encoding FkbM family methyltransferase: MSNSPLLSAAQQHYQAGQLAEAERLFAQALESQPQNIKLLSWLALIANRLGKLEESIAYYKRILALNPKAAEAHSNLGSVLCKQGQMAAAIAHHRQALALMPKDADAHYNLGVALYEAGQLEEAIAHYQQTVAQNPNHVSAHTNLGMAFYQQGKLEAAADHYNRAIALNPDHVNALNGLGVVLFHLGQLEEAIGHYQRAISLNPEQVSAYNNLGTVYQKQGKPKQAMAQYERAIALNPNHASAYDNLGTVLQEQGRLAEAIAHYRQAITLDPNAANAYNNLGSALKEQGNLSEAVACCQQAIRLQPNHADAHNNYASSLVEQGKFGEAIVHYEQAIHYQPEHVNAHLNLGIILLMLGDFQRGFKEYHWRWRSKQCPDLRYPQALWDGSDLTGKVILLTAEQGFGDTIQFARYAPLVAQRGGCVIVACQKPLLRLLSSLPGIDQCVDRDKVNVQTHVHIPLLDLPLILGTTPESIPAQMPYLSGAVSTFSPLPTPHSPHLLKIGFVWASNPDNSTAKKRSCPLSYFLPLLKIPGIGLYSLQKDVPESDAVLLEAQPEIQDLRPLIKDFADTAAAIAQLDLVISVDTAVAHLAGALGKPVWTLLPYVADWRWLLQREDSPWYPTMHLFRQTQPGDWAGVFERVIARLEESGERGENRFPPSPSPYQNSKLKTQNSTPLPTPHSPLPISCRHGTLLYNPNDDVGKSLELYGEWSEGEVGLFQSLLKSGDTVVEVGANIGAHTVVFAKAVGTSGKVVAIEPERLRFQTLCANLALNGFTNAYCYPVLLGETGVTQASGSNPSTEGVIRPGNTASDLRQFFSLDNFELPHCHFFKIDASGQELEIFHRAIHTIQQSQPTLYLRNCSPQANHRLIQFLDDLGYQLYWHRPSLYNPNNFFQNSQNIFGTAISVNILGFHRNHRIKVDGMEQIRKIDFS; encoded by the coding sequence ATGTCCAATTCCCCTCTGCTCAGCGCTGCTCAACAGCATTATCAGGCAGGACAACTGGCTGAGGCAGAAAGGCTGTTTGCCCAAGCACTGGAAAGCCAACCTCAAAATATCAAGTTACTTTCCTGGCTGGCTCTCATTGCCAACCGGCTGGGTAAATTAGAGGAGAGTATCGCCTACTATAAGCGGATTCTGGCATTGAATCCGAAGGCGGCTGAGGCACACAGCAATTTGGGATCGGTTTTGTGTAAACAGGGGCAGATGGCAGCGGCGATCGCCCACCATCGCCAGGCTCTGGCTCTGATGCCAAAGGATGCTGATGCCCATTACAACCTGGGAGTAGCCCTCTATGAGGCGGGGCAGCTAGAAGAAGCCATCGCCCATTATCAGCAAACGGTGGCACAAAACCCCAACCATGTCAGTGCCCACACCAATTTGGGAATGGCATTTTACCAGCAGGGAAAGCTGGAGGCAGCGGCTGATCACTACAATCGAGCGATCGCGCTCAATCCCGATCATGTCAATGCGCTAAATGGGTTGGGGGTGGTGTTATTTCACCTGGGCCAGTTGGAGGAAGCAATCGGGCACTATCAACGAGCGATCAGCCTCAACCCTGAGCAGGTGAGTGCCTACAACAATCTGGGAACGGTCTATCAGAAACAGGGTAAGCCGAAGCAGGCAATGGCTCAGTATGAACGGGCGATCGCGCTCAACCCCAACCATGCCAGTGCCTACGATAATTTAGGCACCGTTTTGCAAGAGCAGGGCAGGTTAGCGGAAGCCATTGCCCATTATCGGCAAGCGATTACCCTTGATCCCAATGCTGCCAATGCCTACAACAACCTCGGATCGGCACTCAAAGAACAGGGCAACTTATCAGAAGCCGTTGCCTGTTGTCAGCAGGCAATTCGCCTGCAACCGAACCATGCCGATGCCCACAATAACTATGCCAGCAGCCTGGTAGAACAGGGCAAATTCGGGGAGGCGATCGTCCATTACGAACAAGCCATTCATTATCAACCAGAGCACGTCAACGCTCACCTCAACCTGGGCATCATTCTGCTCATGTTAGGCGACTTTCAGCGGGGATTTAAGGAATACCATTGGCGCTGGCGCAGCAAACAGTGTCCCGATTTGCGCTATCCCCAGGCGCTTTGGGATGGTTCAGACCTGACCGGCAAGGTGATTTTGCTTACCGCCGAGCAGGGGTTTGGGGATACCATTCAGTTCGCCCGCTACGCTCCCCTGGTTGCCCAACGAGGGGGCTGCGTTATTGTTGCTTGCCAGAAACCGTTGTTGCGCCTCCTGAGTTCCTTACCGGGGATCGACCAATGCGTCGATCGCGACAAAGTAAACGTCCAGACCCACGTTCACATCCCCTTGCTGGATTTACCCCTGATTCTGGGCACCACCCCAGAGAGCATTCCGGCACAGATGCCTTACTTGAGTGGGGCGGTGTCTACCTTTTCCCCACTCCCCACACCCCACTCCCCACACCTCCTCAAGATCGGTTTCGTCTGGGCATCCAACCCAGATAACTCTACGGCTAAAAAGCGCTCCTGTCCTCTGTCCTATTTCCTGCCACTGCTGAAAATTCCAGGCATTGGACTCTACAGCTTGCAGAAGGATGTGCCAGAGTCAGATGCCGTACTCCTGGAGGCGCAACCGGAGATTCAGGATTTGCGTCCCCTGATCAAGGACTTTGCGGATACAGCAGCAGCGATCGCCCAGCTCGATCTGGTGATTAGCGTAGATACTGCCGTAGCGCATCTAGCAGGGGCATTGGGCAAACCCGTGTGGACTCTGCTGCCCTACGTTGCCGACTGGCGCTGGCTACTTCAACGCGAAGATAGCCCCTGGTACCCCACGATGCACCTGTTTCGCCAAACGCAACCGGGAGATTGGGCAGGGGTGTTTGAACGAGTTATCGCGAGATTGGAGGAGAGTGGGGAACGGGGAGAAAACCGATTCCCCCCATCCCCTTCCCCCTATCAAAACTCAAAACTTAAAACTCAAAACTCCACCCCACTCCCCACTCCCCACTCCCCACTCCCCATTTCCTGCCGTCACGGTACCCTCCTGTATAACCCCAACGACGATGTTGGCAAATCGCTAGAACTTTACGGGGAGTGGAGTGAGGGTGAAGTTGGTTTGTTTCAATCATTACTGAAATCAGGGGATACGGTTGTGGAGGTGGGCGCAAATATTGGTGCCCATACGGTGGTGTTTGCAAAAGCGGTGGGAACCTCAGGAAAGGTGGTGGCGATCGAGCCTGAACGCCTGCGGTTTCAAACCCTGTGTGCCAATCTTGCCCTCAACGGTTTCACCAATGCCTATTGTTACCCCGTTCTTCTGGGGGAAACTGGCGTTACCCAGGCTTCTGGATCAAATCCTTCAACCGAAGGGGTAATTCGCCCTGGCAATACTGCCTCCGATCTCCGTCAATTTTTTTCCCTGGATAATTTTGAACTGCCCCATTGCCATTTCTTCAAAATAGATGCTTCGGGGCAGGAGTTAGAAATTTTCCATCGCGCAATTCACACGATTCAACAGTCTCAACCCACCCTATACCTCAGAAATTGCTCCCCTCAAGCGAACCACCGCCTGATTCAGTTTCTGGACGATTTAGGTTATCAACTTTACTGGCACCGTCCGTCCCTCTACAACCCAAATAATTTCTTTCAAAATTCTCAAAATATTTTTGGTACAGCAATTTCTGTGAACATTTTGGGTTTTCACCGCAACCACCGCATCAAAGTAGACGGAATGGAGCAAATACGGAAAATCGATTTTTCGTAA
- the map gene encoding type I methionyl aminopeptidase, with product MNNQNLLSISQNPSRSPTNQGIVLLSRRELDRMRRVGKLAANLLRHLEPMVQPGVSTQALNDEAERWTQAQGAISAPLGYAPDGHPPFPRSICTSVNEVVCHGIPSPKQILKDGDIINIDVTLILDGYHGDTSKTFLVGNPPTPAQKLVEVTQESMMRGINEVKPGARVGDIGAAIQTYAEANGFSVVREMVGHGVGRQFHMEPQIPHYGNRGAGLKLRPGMVFTIEPMLNEGHYGIKVLGDRWTVITKDKKRSAQFEHTVAVTETGVEIFTL from the coding sequence ATGAACAATCAAAATTTGCTTTCTATTAGCCAAAATCCATCGCGATCGCCCACCAATCAGGGAATTGTCCTACTCTCCCGTCGGGAATTGGACAGAATGCGTCGGGTTGGAAAGCTTGCTGCAAATCTACTCAGGCATCTTGAACCAATGGTTCAACCAGGAGTTAGCACCCAGGCACTCAATGACGAAGCAGAACGCTGGACGCAGGCGCAGGGCGCTATCAGCGCTCCCCTGGGTTACGCCCCTGACGGTCATCCTCCCTTTCCCCGTTCAATCTGCACCAGTGTTAATGAGGTTGTATGTCATGGAATTCCCAGCCCTAAGCAGATTTTGAAGGATGGGGATATCATCAATATCGATGTCACCCTGATTCTAGATGGGTATCATGGCGACACCTCAAAAACGTTTTTGGTTGGCAACCCACCTACCCCTGCACAAAAACTGGTTGAAGTTACACAAGAAAGTATGATGCGAGGCATCAACGAAGTGAAGCCCGGAGCAAGAGTTGGGGATATCGGGGCAGCCATTCAAACCTATGCCGAAGCGAACGGATTTTCTGTCGTGCGCGAGATGGTGGGCCACGGCGTTGGTAGACAGTTTCATATGGAACCGCAGATTCCCCATTATGGAAACCGAGGTGCCGGGCTAAAACTGCGTCCAGGTATGGTTTTTACGATCGAACCCATGCTCAACGAAGGGCATTATGGCATCAAGGTTTTGGGCGATCGGTGGACAGTGATTACCAAAGACAAAAAGCGTTCAGCCCAATTTGAACACACCGTTGCTGTCACAGAAACAGGCGTAGAAATTTTTACCCTCTAG
- a CDS encoding ribbon-helix-helix domain-containing protein: MGGKTDLDRVVAYVPPELKRELEEWAQAEERSLSWLVAKLVDKALKERREQQNSA, from the coding sequence ATGGGTGGAAAGACAGATCTAGACAGAGTGGTTGCCTACGTTCCTCCAGAATTGAAGCGGGAACTGGAAGAATGGGCACAAGCAGAGGAACGATCGCTTTCCTGGTTGGTTGCAAAGCTCGTTGATAAAGCCTTGAAGGAGCGTCGCGAGCAGCAAAATTCTGCCTAA
- a CDS encoding HNH endonuclease codes for MTAIPASLRRLVIQRADNRCEYCGVSQIGQVATFHIDHIVPVVAGGETAAANLALACVSCSLRKGARQALEDLETGEVVFIFNPRQQVWKEHFRWNDVHVVGLTATGRATVRALDLNRPMLLAIRAEEALLGRHPPP; via the coding sequence ATGACAGCGATTCCAGCTTCTCTACGCCGATTAGTCATTCAAAGAGCTGATAACCGTTGTGAATATTGTGGCGTATCGCAAATTGGTCAGGTGGCTACCTTCCATATTGACCACATTGTTCCTGTCGTAGCAGGTGGCGAAACGGCTGCGGCAAATTTGGCGCTTGCCTGTGTTTCCTGCTCACTTCGCAAGGGCGCACGGCAGGCTCTTGAGGACTTGGAGACGGGTGAAGTTGTCTTCATCTTTAATCCTCGTCAACAGGTCTGGAAAGAACACTTTCGTTGGAACGATGTACACGTTGTCGGGTTGACCGCTACAGGTCGAGCAACGGTGCGAGCACTGGATTTGAATCGACCCATGCTGTTAGCAATTCGGGCAGAAGAGGCATTGCTGGGTCGTCATCCGCCGCCATAA
- a CDS encoding DEAD/DEAH box helicase, translating into MQFSPELKESKDLLVVKETPTRLKVIEITPEHRRIAEILGQKNRLEVPAQAKERVLSAINAVSGIVTVHSDIGGGVTSAEEVPSDPKPHIHLLPAGAGLKVAVLTRPFSQAGPYYRPGAGGGTVIAEIKGKRLQTTRDLLAEKRLANAAIAACPTLVRHDEADGEWWIESPEDCLELLVELQALGESVVLEWPEGEKLRVSHQATLKDFQLKIQRQNDWFATSGELKLDNNLVLDMQQLMELLDQTSGRFVPLGDGQFLALTQEFRKRLDELRAFSEKSGKGLRLHPLAALAVEDWMEEVGDLKADKHWKEHIKRLKEVQNFEPTLPSTLQADLRDYQIDGFRWLARLAHWGVGACLADDMGLGKTLQSLAVILTRAAEGPTLVVAPLSVGMNWISEAQRFAPTLNVLQFGNSDRQKLLDNLKPLDLLVCSYGLLQQEEVAEMLAKVQWQTIVLDEAQSIKNFATKRSQAAMNLQGGFKLITTGTPIENHLGELWNLFRFINPGLLGSLDSFNQRFATPIERYQDKQARNRLKKLVQPFLLRRTKSQVLEELPSRTEILLHVELTQEEMAFYEALRRDAIARLSESDATAGAKHLQVLAEIMKLRRACCNTQLVKPEISLPSSKLHLFGEVLGELLDNRHKALVFSQFVDHLHLIRDYLDQQKIHYQYLDGSTPAKERKKRVDAFQAGEGDVFLISLKAGGTGLNLTAADYVIHMDPWWNPAVEDQASDRAHRIGQHRPVTIYRIVAKNTIEDKIVALHQHKRDLADSLLEGTDMSGKISTDELLRLISEG; encoded by the coding sequence TTGCAATTCTCCCCCGAACTGAAGGAGAGTAAGGATCTGTTAGTGGTGAAGGAAACCCCCACCCGCCTCAAGGTGATTGAAATTACCCCTGAACATCGCCGGATTGCCGAAATTTTGGGTCAGAAAAATCGACTGGAAGTGCCCGCTCAAGCGAAGGAACGGGTTTTATCCGCGATTAATGCTGTCTCTGGGATTGTGACAGTCCATTCCGACATCGGCGGCGGGGTTACCAGCGCTGAAGAGGTGCCCTCCGACCCCAAACCCCACATTCACCTGCTGCCTGCCGGTGCTGGCTTGAAGGTGGCAGTGTTAACCCGTCCCTTTTCCCAAGCTGGTCCCTACTACCGTCCGGGGGCGGGAGGGGGCACCGTCATTGCCGAAATCAAAGGGAAACGGTTGCAAACCACCCGTGATTTGCTGGCAGAAAAGCGGCTTGCCAATGCTGCGATCGCCGCCTGCCCAACCCTGGTTCGCCATGACGAAGCGGACGGGGAATGGTGGATTGAATCGCCAGAAGACTGTTTGGAACTCCTGGTAGAACTGCAAGCCCTGGGAGAGAGTGTGGTTCTGGAATGGCCCGAAGGCGAGAAATTACGGGTCAGCCACCAGGCAACCTTGAAGGATTTTCAGCTCAAAATTCAGCGCCAGAACGATTGGTTTGCAACGAGCGGTGAGTTAAAGCTGGATAACAATCTGGTATTGGACATGCAGCAGTTGATGGAACTGCTCGATCAAACCTCTGGACGCTTTGTCCCCCTGGGTGACGGGCAATTTCTGGCGCTGACCCAGGAGTTTCGCAAACGGTTGGATGAGCTGCGCGCATTTTCCGAAAAGTCGGGGAAAGGCTTGCGCCTGCACCCCCTGGCAGCCCTGGCAGTAGAAGACTGGATGGAAGAAGTTGGAGATCTGAAAGCCGACAAGCACTGGAAGGAGCATATCAAACGGCTGAAGGAAGTCCAAAACTTTGAGCCAACCCTGCCGTCTACCCTCCAGGCAGACCTGCGCGATTACCAGATTGATGGCTTTCGCTGGCTGGCGCGACTGGCTCACTGGGGCGTGGGTGCCTGCCTTGCCGACGATATGGGCTTGGGAAAAACGCTGCAATCGCTGGCAGTTATCTTGACCCGCGCCGCAGAAGGTCCAACCCTGGTGGTGGCACCACTCTCCGTCGGCATGAATTGGATCAGCGAAGCCCAGCGATTTGCACCCACCCTGAATGTGCTTCAGTTTGGCAACAGCGATCGCCAGAAGCTCCTCGACAACCTCAAACCTTTGGATTTGCTGGTATGCAGCTACGGCTTATTGCAGCAGGAAGAAGTGGCAGAGATGTTGGCAAAGGTGCAGTGGCAGACGATTGTGTTGGACGAAGCCCAATCGATCAAAAACTTTGCCACGAAACGATCGCAAGCAGCCATGAACCTGCAAGGCGGCTTCAAGCTAATTACCACCGGAACGCCGATCGAAAACCACCTGGGCGAACTCTGGAACCTGTTTCGGTTCATTAATCCGGGGCTACTTGGCTCCCTGGATAGCTTCAACCAGCGCTTTGCCACTCCGATCGAACGCTATCAAGACAAACAGGCACGCAATCGGCTGAAAAAGCTGGTTCAACCCTTTTTACTACGACGAACCAAAAGTCAGGTGTTGGAAGAACTCCCCTCCCGCACCGAAATTTTGTTGCATGTGGAATTGACCCAGGAGGAAATGGCATTTTACGAAGCCCTCCGCCGAGACGCGATCGCCCGCCTCTCAGAAAGCGATGCCACAGCTGGAGCCAAACATCTGCAAGTGCTGGCAGAAATTATGAAACTGCGTCGCGCCTGCTGCAATACCCAGCTCGTTAAGCCTGAAATTTCCCTGCCCAGTTCTAAACTGCATCTGTTTGGCGAAGTGCTGGGAGAACTGCTAGACAACCGCCACAAGGCCCTTGTATTTAGCCAGTTTGTCGATCACCTGCACCTGATTCGGGATTATTTAGACCAGCAAAAAATTCACTATCAATATCTGGATGGCAGCACACCTGCGAAGGAACGCAAAAAACGGGTCGATGCCTTCCAGGCAGGCGAAGGCGATGTTTTTCTGATCAGCCTCAAAGCAGGCGGAACCGGGTTAAACCTGACCGCTGCGGATTATGTTATCCACATGGACCCCTGGTGGAATCCAGCCGTCGAAGATCAGGCCAGCGATCGCGCCCACCGCATCGGACAGCACCGCCCCGTCACAATTTACCGTATCGTGGCAAAAAACACGATCGAAGACAAAATCGTCGCTCTCCATCAACACAAACGCGATCTCGCCGACAGCCTCCTGGAAGGCACAGACATGAGCGGCAAGATCTCAACTGATGAGCTACTGCGGTTGATCAGTGAAGGCTGA
- the minC gene encoding septum site-determining protein MinC, with protein MTDASSSSIPIVPEDSVEVDRDQQVRLKSEGGKILLLLPPEGEGDESDSAMVFTWDEIWHQFKQRLNAGDRFWQPDTTVHLIARDRLLDVRQLQAIADALTDVQLQLKRVYTSRRQTAVAAATAGYSVEQQPSIAHLNQSSQESGQALADPLYLETTLRSGADIRHNGTVVVLGDLNPGSSVTAEGDILVWGRLRGVAHAGSKGNARCLIMALKMEPTQIRIADFVARAPEAPPAQYYPEVAYVTPKGSIHIASAINFSRSQTKGSGE; from the coding sequence ATGACTGACGCCTCATCTTCCTCAATCCCCATTGTCCCTGAAGACTCAGTGGAGGTCGATCGGGATCAGCAGGTTCGCCTCAAAAGTGAGGGCGGAAAGATATTGCTGCTGCTGCCACCGGAAGGAGAGGGGGATGAATCGGATTCAGCAATGGTTTTCACCTGGGATGAAATCTGGCACCAATTTAAGCAACGGCTGAATGCGGGCGATCGATTCTGGCAGCCGGATACCACGGTTCATTTAATTGCCAGAGATCGACTGCTGGATGTGCGTCAACTCCAGGCGATCGCCGATGCCCTGACGGACGTTCAACTCCAGCTCAAGCGGGTCTATACCAGCCGCCGCCAAACGGCTGTTGCAGCGGCAACGGCGGGTTACTCAGTCGAGCAGCAACCTTCCATTGCCCACCTGAACCAGTCCAGCCAGGAATCCGGGCAGGCACTTGCCGATCCACTCTATTTGGAAACCACTCTCCGCTCTGGTGCCGATATCCGCCATAACGGCACCGTCGTTGTGTTAGGAGATCTCAATCCGGGTAGCTCCGTCACCGCAGAGGGCGATATTCTAGTCTGGGGGCGTCTGCGAGGAGTAGCCCATGCTGGCAGCAAAGGCAATGCCCGCTGCCTGATCATGGCGCTCAAAATGGAACCCACCCAAATCCGAATTGCCGATTTTGTTGCCAGGGCACCCGAAGCACCCCCTGCCCAATACTATCCAGAAGTTGCCTACGTCACCCCTAAAGGCAGTATCCACATTGCCAGCGCGATCAATTTTTCCCGATCGCAGACAAAGGGGAGTGGGGAGTAG
- a CDS encoding clan AA aspartic protease codes for MHGTVTGLQARINLIIRPPGKPDVAIECVVDTGFEGALTLPPNLVATLGLPYFTRMSANLADDTNIMTQVYLATILWCGVERDVAVLALGRRPLIGTALLEDYHLSIDFYEGGSVVIDEIL; via the coding sequence ATTCATGGAACCGTTACTGGGCTACAAGCACGGATTAATTTAATTATTCGACCTCCTGGAAAACCTGATGTAGCGATCGAGTGCGTTGTTGATACAGGTTTTGAAGGTGCCCTTACCTTGCCACCCAATTTGGTTGCGACTCTTGGCTTGCCTTACTTCACCCGCATGAGTGCAAACTTGGCCGACGATACAAATATCATGACCCAGGTTTACCTAGCAACAATTCTGTGGTGTGGAGTAGAGCGCGATGTTGCTGTTCTTGCTCTGGGTCGTCGTCCCCTGATCGGTACTGCACTACTTGAAGACTATCACCTCAGTATAGATTTTTACGAAGGCGGTTCAGTTGTAATAGATGAGATCTTGTGA